In Ovis aries strain OAR_USU_Benz2616 breed Rambouillet chromosome 13, ARS-UI_Ramb_v3.0, whole genome shotgun sequence, the following are encoded in one genomic region:
- the REM1 gene encoding GTP-binding protein REM 1 isoform X1 gives MTLNTQQEAKTPLRRRASTPLPLSARGHQPGLLGTAPSTQSQHPRLGQSVSLNAPTRQPSPAPNGWSSESSDSESSWEALYRVVLLGDPGVGKTSLASLFAGKQERDLHEQLGEDVYERTLTVDGEDTTLLVMDTWEAEKLDETWSQESCLQVGSAYVIVYSIADRGSFESASELRIQLRRTHQANHVPIILVGNKADLARCREVSVEEGRACAVVFDCKFIETSATLQHNVAELFEGVVRQLRLRRRDCAAGEPPAPRRRASLGQRARRFLARLTARSARRRALKARSKSCHNLAVL, from the exons ATGACCCTAAATACTCAGCAAGAAGCAAAGACCCCCCTGCGTCGCCGAGCCAGCACTCCACTGCCCCTGTCCGCCCGGGGCCACCAGCCTGGCCTTCTGGGCACAGCACCTTCTACACAGTCCCAGCATCCCCGACTGGGCCAGTCAGTCTCCCTCAACGCCCCCACCCGGCAACCTTCACCTGCCCCCAACGGCTGGTCCTCTGAATCCAGCGACTCTGAAAGCTCTTGGGAGGCCCTCTATCGCGTGGTCCTGCTTGGAGATCCTGGTGTCGGGAAGACCAGTCTGGCCAGTCTCTTTGCAGGGAAGCAAGAGAGGGACCTCCACGAACAGCTGGGAG AAGATGTGTACGAGAGGACACTCACAGTGGATGGAGAGGACACCACGCTGCTGGTCATGGACACCTGGGAGGCTGAGAAGCTG GATGAAACCTGGAGCCAGGAGTCGTGCCTACAGGTGGGCAGTGCCTACGTCATCGTGTACTCCATCGCAGACAGGGGCAGCTTTGAGAGTGCCTCTGAGCTCCGCATCCAGCTGCGGCGCACACATCAGGCAAACCACGTGCCCATCATCCTGGTGGGCAACAAGGCAGATCTGGCACGCTGCCGAGAAGTCTCCGTGGAAG AGGGCCGCGCCTGCGCTGTGGTGTTCGACTGCAAGTTCATCGAGACGTCAGCCACGCTGCAGCACAACGTAGCGGAGCTCTTCGAAGGCGTGGTGCGCCAACTGCGCTTGCGCCGCCGGGACTGCGCAGCCGGGGAGCCACCCGCACCCAGACGAAGGGCGAGCCTAGGGCAGCGTGCTCGACGCTTCCTGGCTCGCTTGACAGCCCGTAGCGCACGCCGCCGGGCTCTCAAGGCCCGCTCCAAGTCCTGCCACAACCTGGCCGTGCTCTGA